A section of the Gloeobacter violaceus PCC 7421 genome encodes:
- the rimO gene encoding 30S ribosomal protein S12 methylthiotransferase RimO: MPATIAVTHLGCEKNRIDTEHMLGLLAQAGYQIDSDEDKAEYVLVNTCSFIGPARTESVRTLVNLAEQGKKIIIAGCLPQMFRDELLKEIPEAVAIVGTGDYHRIVEVVERSRTGERVSLVSATPTYIADEHLPRYRTTTEAVAYLKIAEGCDYRCAFCIIPHLRGDQRSRPIESIVAEAKQLASEGVKELILISQISTNYGLDLYGKPRLADLLRALGEVDIPWVRVHYAYPTGLTDELLTAVEQTANVLPYFDVPLQHSHPEVLRAMNRPWQADLNTRLLERIRERLPEATLRTTLIVGFPGESEAHFAHLCAFVERSEFDHVGVFAYSREENTAAANLEGQIPEAIKKRRRRDLMRLQQTISQRRNASQVGRVVPVLIEQENTQKKVWLGRSARFSPEIDGQVIVCGGAALNQLIPVRITAATPYDLCGEVFQA; this comes from the coding sequence ATGCCAGCCACGATCGCCGTCACCCACTTGGGCTGCGAGAAAAACCGCATCGACACCGAACACATGCTGGGGCTTCTGGCCCAGGCCGGTTACCAGATTGATTCCGACGAGGACAAAGCCGAGTACGTCCTGGTCAACACCTGCAGCTTCATCGGCCCGGCGCGCACCGAGTCGGTGCGCACCCTCGTCAACCTGGCGGAGCAGGGCAAGAAGATTATCATCGCCGGCTGCCTGCCCCAGATGTTCCGCGACGAATTGCTCAAAGAGATTCCCGAAGCGGTGGCTATCGTCGGCACCGGCGACTACCACCGCATCGTCGAGGTGGTCGAGCGCAGCCGTACAGGGGAACGGGTCAGCCTGGTGAGCGCCACACCGACGTACATCGCCGACGAGCATCTACCGCGCTACCGCACCACCACCGAGGCGGTGGCCTACCTCAAGATTGCCGAAGGCTGCGACTACCGCTGCGCGTTTTGCATAATTCCCCACCTGCGGGGCGACCAGCGCAGCCGCCCGATCGAATCGATCGTGGCCGAAGCGAAGCAACTGGCGAGCGAAGGGGTCAAAGAACTGATCTTGATTTCCCAAATCTCGACCAACTACGGCCTCGACCTCTACGGCAAACCCCGCCTCGCGGACCTGCTGCGCGCCCTTGGGGAAGTGGACATCCCCTGGGTACGGGTGCACTACGCCTACCCGACCGGCCTCACCGACGAATTGCTTACTGCCGTCGAGCAGACCGCCAACGTGCTGCCCTACTTCGATGTGCCCCTCCAGCACAGCCACCCGGAGGTGCTGAGGGCGATGAATCGCCCCTGGCAGGCCGACCTTAACACCCGGCTGTTGGAGCGTATCCGCGAGCGCCTTCCCGAAGCGACCCTGCGCACGACGCTCATCGTCGGCTTTCCCGGCGAGAGCGAGGCGCACTTTGCCCATCTGTGCGCCTTTGTCGAGCGCTCCGAGTTCGATCACGTGGGCGTGTTCGCCTACTCGCGCGAAGAGAACACCGCCGCCGCCAACCTGGAGGGCCAGATCCCCGAAGCGATCAAAAAGCGCCGCCGCCGCGATCTGATGCGCCTGCAGCAGACGATTTCCCAGCGCCGCAACGCCTCGCAGGTGGGCCGGGTGGTGCCGGTGCTCATCGAGCAGGAGAATACCCAGAAAAAAGTATGGCTCGGCCGTTCGGCACGCTTTTCCCCGGAGATCGACGGTCAGGTGATCGTCTGCGGCGGGGCCGCCCTCAACCAGTTGATCCCCGTGCGCATCACCGCCGCCACGCCCTACGATCTCTGCGGCGAAGTGTTCCAAGCCTGA
- a CDS encoding IS1182-like element ISGvi6 family transposase, with protein sequence MQPSVWQPPVEPSPAEQAILKRIRRAKLFVFLRRIRHQLFDAAFQSELAGIYKDSPCGQPPIPPAQLALATVLQAYTGISDDETIEVLTMDRRWQMVLDCLDCEEAPFGKATLIRFRQALIAHGLDRRLIERTIELATSDGGFGSRALRAALDSSPLWGAGRVEDSFNLLGHAMRKALRIMVCQTGVGLAQWAEQTGTTLVAGSSLKAALDIDWSQPDECAEALGRLLGALESLESYLDGQTQPPQAGVARCLQAAEQVHQQDVQLNSRGQFVLRRGVSRERRISIEDPAMRHGRKSRAVRIDGYKRHVLKDIDSGLVRAVGITAANRPEAAVTRDIEADLEPQRVKLIELHIDRAYLSSEWVRLRPEDLRIYCKAWPVRNGPYFQKTAFVLDWEAMRIRCPQGVTQPFEVGGKVRFPAARCRRCPLQERCTTSPKGRSVSIHPDELLLVELRERQQTKEGRAKLRERVSVEHSLAHIGQWQGRRARYLGVRKNLFDLRRVAVVHNLHVLARQEAAGRSQAA encoded by the coding sequence ATGCAGCCTTCTGTCTGGCAGCCGCCAGTGGAACCCTCACCCGCTGAGCAGGCTATCCTCAAGCGTATCCGTCGCGCCAAGCTGTTCGTTTTCCTGCGCCGCATCCGCCATCAACTCTTCGACGCCGCCTTCCAGAGCGAACTGGCCGGCATCTACAAAGACAGCCCTTGCGGTCAGCCGCCCATCCCACCGGCTCAACTGGCCCTGGCCACTGTCTTGCAGGCCTACACCGGTATCTCCGACGACGAGACCATTGAAGTGCTCACCATGGACCGCCGGTGGCAGATGGTGCTCGACTGCCTCGATTGCGAGGAAGCCCCCTTCGGCAAAGCCACCCTGATACGCTTCCGCCAAGCGCTCATCGCCCACGGCCTCGACCGTCGCCTGATTGAGCGGACCATCGAGTTGGCCACCAGCGACGGCGGGTTCGGCTCACGGGCGTTGCGGGCGGCCCTCGATTCGAGCCCTTTGTGGGGAGCCGGGAGAGTCGAGGATTCTTTTAATTTGTTGGGCCATGCAATGCGCAAGGCATTGAGGATCATGGTGTGCCAGACGGGGGTGGGACTGGCGCAATGGGCTGAGCAGACAGGCACCACACTCGTCGCGGGCAGCAGTTTGAAGGCTGCCCTGGACATCGATTGGAGTCAACCGGACGAATGTGCCGAAGCTCTGGGAAGGCTGCTCGGGGCGCTCGAATCGCTGGAAAGTTACTTGGACGGGCAAACTCAACCCCCTCAGGCTGGGGTCGCACGGTGTCTGCAAGCGGCCGAGCAAGTCCACCAGCAGGACGTACAACTCAACTCGCGCGGACAGTTTGTCCTTCGGCGTGGAGTCAGCCGCGAGCGGCGCATCAGCATCGAAGACCCCGCGATGCGCCACGGCCGCAAAAGCCGGGCGGTGCGCATCGATGGCTACAAGCGCCACGTGCTCAAAGACATCGACAGCGGCCTGGTGCGCGCAGTGGGCATTACTGCGGCCAACCGACCGGAAGCGGCGGTGACAAGGGACATCGAGGCGGACCTGGAGCCTCAGCGGGTGAAGTTGATTGAACTGCACATCGACCGGGCGTATCTGAGCAGCGAGTGGGTCAGACTTCGTCCAGAAGACTTGCGTATTTACTGCAAAGCCTGGCCGGTTAGAAATGGGCCGTACTTCCAGAAGACGGCCTTCGTGCTCGACTGGGAGGCGATGCGGATTCGTTGTCCACAGGGCGTCACCCAGCCTTTTGAGGTGGGTGGGAAAGTGCGGTTTCCGGCCGCGCGCTGTCGGCGCTGTCCCCTACAGGAACGCTGCACGACCAGCCCCAAAGGTCGCAGTGTCTCGATCCATCCGGACGAACTTCTGCTGGTCGAGTTGCGCGAACGCCAGCAGACAAAGGAGGGTCGAGCGAAGTTGCGTGAGCGCGTGAGTGTCGAGCACAGTTTGGCGCACATCGGTCAGTGGCAGGGACGCCGAGCCCGTTACCTGGGCGTGCGCAAGAATCTATTCGATTTGCGTCGGGTGGCGGTGGTGCACAATCTGCATGTGCTAGCCCGACAGGAAGCCGCTGGGCGTTCACAGGCGGCTTAG
- a CDS encoding F0F1 ATP synthase subunit gamma, whose translation MPNLRGIRDRIKSVKNTQKITKAMRLVAAARVRRAQEQVLAGRPFADRLVGLLFRLRSRLRFEDVQSPLMERRDVQKVLVLVIAGDRGLCGAYNSNIIRRTVQYLRELQQQGKQFALYLVGNKAISFFRRSNFPIAKTLTNVDPNTPLEGANQLITDDILAPFLSGEYDQVELVYTRFVSLISSRPTVQTLLPLDPDALGQEDETFKLITKGGGFEVLREKQQVRTEPEFAADTIFEQDPTQLLDALLPLYLTSEVLHALQESSASELAARMTAMSAASDNAKKLLSTLTIVYNKARQASITQEILEVVSGANA comes from the coding sequence GTGCCGAACCTACGTGGTATACGCGATCGCATCAAATCCGTCAAAAATACCCAGAAGATCACCAAGGCCATGCGCCTGGTGGCTGCCGCCCGGGTCCGCCGCGCCCAGGAGCAGGTGCTCGCCGGCCGGCCCTTTGCCGACCGCCTGGTGGGTCTGTTGTTCCGGCTGCGCTCGCGGTTGCGCTTTGAGGACGTCCAGTCGCCGCTGATGGAGCGCCGCGACGTGCAGAAGGTGCTGGTGCTGGTGATTGCCGGCGACCGCGGTCTGTGCGGCGCCTACAATTCCAACATCATCCGCCGCACCGTGCAGTACTTGCGCGAGTTGCAGCAGCAGGGCAAGCAGTTCGCCCTCTACCTGGTGGGCAACAAGGCCATCTCGTTTTTCCGGCGCTCCAACTTCCCGATCGCCAAGACCCTCACTAACGTCGACCCCAATACCCCCCTCGAAGGGGCCAACCAGCTCATTACCGACGACATCCTGGCGCCGTTTCTCTCGGGCGAATACGACCAGGTCGAACTGGTCTACACCCGCTTTGTCTCGCTGATTTCTTCGCGTCCGACCGTCCAGACCCTGCTGCCCCTCGACCCCGATGCCCTGGGCCAGGAGGACGAGACTTTCAAGCTCATCACCAAAGGCGGCGGCTTCGAGGTACTCCGCGAAAAGCAACAGGTGCGCACCGAACCCGAATTTGCCGCCGATACCATCTTCGAGCAAGACCCTACCCAGTTGCTCGATGCGCTGTTGCCTCTGTATCTGACCAGCGAAGTTTTACACGCCTTGCAGGAATCTTCGGCAAGCGAGTTGGCCGCCCGCATGACGGCGATGAGTGCTGCTTCCGACAACGCCAAAAAGCTTTTGAGCACGCTCACCATCGTCTATAACAAGGCGCGCCAGGCCTCCATCACCCAGGAAATCTTGGAAGTGGTCAGCGGCGCGAATGCTTAA
- a CDS encoding DUF1830 domain-containing protein, with amino-acid sequence MQQSLDGLPPAGTHLTCSYANRTGGLQIVRVTNVPGWYFERVVFPAQTILFCALPEAQLEVYTGSHATCLLADTIPCTQLEIREMVSSIAVAAD; translated from the coding sequence ATGCAACAGTCCCTGGACGGCCTGCCACCCGCAGGTACGCATCTCACCTGCTCCTACGCAAATCGCACCGGCGGTTTGCAGATTGTCCGCGTCACCAACGTTCCCGGCTGGTACTTTGAACGGGTCGTCTTCCCTGCCCAGACGATTCTGTTTTGCGCCCTGCCGGAGGCCCAGCTCGAAGTGTACACAGGCAGTCATGCGACGTGCCTGCTGGCGGATACGATCCCCTGCACCCAGCTGGAGATCCGCGAGATGGTCAGTTCGATCGCGGTTGCGGCGGATTGA
- a CDS encoding cob(I)yrinic acid a,c-diamide adenosyltransferase: MAEIGILTAQVIPDRTIGQIHVYDGLGKGKSQAALGVVLRSIGLGIAEKRDNRVLLLRFLKGPGREYSEDAAIEALRRAFPHLIDQVRTGRAEFFGPDQVIPFDKKEARRGWDIAKGAIASGFYSVLVLDELNPVLDLGLLPVAEVVSALSNKPQDLEVIITGRGAPKEILEVANLHSEMRAHRRPEHNGNGRDSGIEIYTGAGKGKSTSALGRALQAIGQGISRDLSHRVLIMQWLKGGTGYTEDAAIRALHQSYPHLIDHHRSGRDAIVWRGKQQEIDYVEAERGWEIAQAAIASGLYKTIILDELNPTVDLELLPVEPIVKALLRKPRDTEIIITGRCYKPPAYFELATIHSEMVCHKHYAEQGVDLKRGVDF; this comes from the coding sequence ATGGCGGAGATTGGCATTCTCACAGCCCAGGTCATTCCCGATCGCACCATTGGCCAGATCCACGTCTACGACGGGCTGGGCAAGGGTAAGTCCCAGGCGGCTTTGGGGGTGGTGCTGCGTTCGATCGGTCTTGGGATCGCCGAAAAGCGCGACAACCGCGTGCTGCTTCTGCGTTTTCTCAAGGGTCCGGGGCGCGAGTATTCCGAGGACGCCGCCATCGAGGCGCTCCGTCGTGCTTTCCCTCATCTGATTGATCAAGTCCGCACCGGCCGGGCCGAATTTTTCGGCCCGGACCAGGTGATTCCGTTTGACAAAAAAGAAGCGCGCCGGGGTTGGGACATCGCGAAGGGAGCGATTGCCTCGGGCTTCTACTCGGTGCTGGTGCTCGATGAACTCAACCCGGTGCTCGATCTGGGTCTGTTGCCGGTAGCGGAGGTGGTGAGCGCCCTCTCCAACAAGCCCCAGGATCTGGAGGTAATCATTACCGGCCGCGGCGCCCCCAAAGAGATTCTCGAAGTGGCCAATTTGCACTCGGAGATGCGCGCCCACCGCCGTCCCGAGCACAACGGCAACGGCCGCGACTCGGGGATTGAAATTTATACCGGCGCCGGCAAGGGCAAATCGACCTCAGCTTTGGGCCGGGCCTTGCAGGCGATTGGCCAGGGCATTTCCCGCGACCTGTCGCACCGGGTGCTCATCATGCAGTGGCTCAAGGGCGGCACAGGCTACACCGAAGACGCGGCCATCCGCGCTTTGCACCAGAGCTATCCGCATCTTATCGACCACCACCGCTCCGGCCGCGACGCGATTGTCTGGCGCGGCAAACAGCAGGAAATTGATTACGTCGAGGCCGAGCGCGGCTGGGAGATTGCCCAGGCGGCCATCGCCTCGGGGCTTTACAAGACGATCATTTTGGACGAACTGAATCCGACGGTGGATCTCGAACTATTGCCGGTCGAACCGATCGTCAAGGCGCTGCTGCGCAAGCCCCGCGACACCGAGATCATCATCACCGGCCGCTGCTACAAGCCGCCCGCCTACTTCGAGCTTGCCACCATCCACTCCGAGATGGTCTGCCACAAGCACTACGCCGAGCAGGGCGTCGACCTCAAGCGAGGTGTCGATTTTTAA
- a CDS encoding HEAT repeat domain-containing protein — MDVFGLLRLPLSTSSSLALLLLVQGAVLAQSPCEHQVAAQIQLFRSNDGEAIRAAVRTLGKLGAAAVPALMETLTDQQEDRGVRLSAAQTLGKVGSAAVPPLIAALEDPREQVRIDAAFALGQVGPVAATALTEALQAQSVILRHFAAFAFHQNPHLAAAGSQDLFEATKDEQPLVRANALRALSSIRPVVPQVVSVLLKALEERDAQVRTVAVQALGEIRLATPEILTAVNEMLLDTDERVSQSAVRTLLTLSNLP, encoded by the coding sequence ATGGACGTTTTTGGTCTGCTGCGCCTGCCACTGTCCACCTCGAGTTCCTTGGCATTGCTTTTACTGGTGCAAGGAGCAGTGCTCGCCCAGTCGCCATGCGAGCACCAGGTGGCTGCGCAAATCCAGTTGTTCCGCAGCAACGATGGAGAGGCTATTCGTGCGGCTGTGCGAACCCTCGGAAAACTCGGTGCTGCTGCTGTACCGGCACTGATGGAAACCTTGACCGACCAGCAAGAGGACAGAGGCGTCCGCCTTTCGGCTGCCCAGACACTTGGAAAGGTCGGCTCCGCTGCGGTGCCGCCCCTTATCGCGGCTTTAGAAGACCCGAGGGAGCAAGTTCGCATCGACGCGGCTTTTGCCCTGGGCCAAGTCGGTCCGGTTGCAGCTACAGCCCTTACCGAGGCTCTGCAGGCACAAAGCGTTATTCTGCGCCATTTTGCCGCCTTTGCCTTCCATCAAAATCCGCATCTGGCAGCCGCCGGTTCGCAAGATTTATTCGAGGCCACAAAAGACGAGCAGCCGCTGGTTCGGGCCAACGCTCTGAGGGCTCTATCGTCGATCCGACCCGTGGTGCCGCAGGTGGTGTCTGTGCTGTTGAAGGCACTCGAAGAGCGGGATGCGCAAGTTCGCACAGTAGCCGTACAGGCACTGGGCGAAATCCGCCTTGCTACCCCGGAAATCCTTACAGCTGTGAACGAGATGCTTCTTGATACAGACGAACGGGTCAGTCAAAGCGCGGTACGAACGCTGCTCACTCTGTCCAACTTGCCTTGA